GCGGCGCCTACAAGAGCGCCTGGTTCAAGGGACTGGAACAGAAGGGGGTGGTGGTCCAGAGCCAGGCCATCGACATCGCCCAGTTGCCGCGCTGGATCGCGCGCCGCGCCGCGGCCCGGGGCATGACCCTGGACGATGAAGCCGCGGCCATCATCGCCGAACGTACCGAAGGCAACCTGCTGGCCTGCGACCAGGAGTTGGAAAAGCTGCTGCTGGTGGAAGGCCCCGGCACCCTCGACCCCAGGCAGGTGCTGGCGGCGGTGAGTGACAGCGCGCGTCACGACTTCTACCAGTTGGCGGACGAGGCCCTGGCGGGCAACGCCGGGCGCATCGCCCGCATCGTGCCCCATCTGGAAGGGGAGGGCACGCCCCTGCCCCTGGTGTTGTGGGCCCTGGGCCAGGACATCCGCGGCCTGTGCACCCTGGCCCACGGCGGCGGCGCCACCCAGCGCCCCCCCCCCGGGCTGGTCGGCGGAGCCTTCCAGTGGAAGCGACGCCGGGCCCTGTTCGAGGCCGCCCTGGCCCGCCACCCCATGGCCCGGCTGTTGGATCTGCTGGCCCAGTTCGCCCTCCTGGACCGCGCCGCCAAGGGCCGCGGCGCCGGCGTGACACCCTGGGTGGCCCTGGAGCGTTACTGCCTGGCCCTGGCCGGACAACCCGGATTCCTGCCGCGGCAGGACCGGTGACCGACGGCCCCATGCCATGACAAACCGTGCGGGAGGGGAGACAATCCACCCATGAACATCCAAGACTACATGGCCGGCGTCGGCACCCGCGCCCGTGCCGCCTCCCGCCACTTGGCGGCGGCCGGCAGCGCCGACAAGAACGCCGCCCTCGGCGCC
The Gammaproteobacteria bacterium DNA segment above includes these coding regions:
- the holA gene encoding DNA polymerase III subunit delta, with translation MRLHPPQIEGHLRRGLAPAYLLCGDEPLQLTEAFDAITTAARETGFQERVVLDADSRFDWGVLTAELGSLSLFATRRVIDLRLPGGKPGREGGAVLREVLETLSPDTLLLVNTGKLDGGAYKSAWFKGLEQKGVVVQSQAIDIAQLPRWIARRAAARGMTLDDEAAAIIAERTEGNLLACDQELEKLLLVEGPGTLDPRQVLAAVSDSARHDFYQLADEALAGNAGRIARIVPHLEGEGTPLPLVLWALGQDIRGLCTLAHGGGATQRPPPGLVGGAFQWKRRRALFEAALARHPMARLLDLLAQFALLDRAAKGRGAGVTPWVALERYCLALAGQPGFLPRQDR